The proteins below are encoded in one region of Populus alba chromosome 2, ASM523922v2, whole genome shotgun sequence:
- the LOC118031954 gene encoding uncharacterized protein has product MNAFKAFKAQVPIAWSPHLYITLVRGIPGTRRLHRRTLEALRLRKCNRTVMRWNTPTVRGMLQQVKRLVVIETEEMYKARKQNDVNHRAVRPPLVINHLPASASSS; this is encoded by the exons ATGAATGCATTCAAAGCCTTCAAAGCCCAAGTTCCAATTGCTTGGAGTCCGCACCTGTATATAACTTTGGTGAGGGGCATTCCGGGAACTAGGAGACTTCACAGGCGTACCTTAGAGGCATTGCGTCTTCGTAAGTGCAACCGGACTGTCATGCGATGGAATACTCCTACAGTCAGGGGAATGCTCCAGCAG GTGAAGAGGTTAGTTGTAATTGAGACAGAAGAGATGTACAAGGCCCGCAAACAAAATGATGTAAACCACCGAGCTGTACGCCCGCCATTGGTCATAAACCACTTACCTGCCTCTGCAAGCAGTTCTTAG
- the LOC118031953 gene encoding protein NRT1/ PTR FAMILY 6.4 encodes MVLAAGLGGEDGADNDPAVDFRGIPVDKSRTGGWLAAGLILVTELSERICVMGISMNLVTYLVGVLHISSAKSANMVTNFMGTLNLLGLFGGFLADAKLGRYLTVAISALITALGVGLLTAATTIPSMRPPPCDDYRKQGHECVEVKGNQLVLLYAALYTVALGGGGIKSNVSGFGSDQFDQTDPKEEKTMIFFFNRFYFCISMGSLFAVIVLVYVQDNVGRGWGYGISAGTMVIAVAVLICGTPRYRFKKPRGSPLTIIWRVSLLAWKKRKHPYPSHPSLLNGYDSATVPYSEKLKCLDKAAIMDDPTSIGAQKNDPWIVSTVMEVEEVKMVLKLIPIWSTCILFWTVYSQMTTFTIEQATFMDRRVGSLVIPSGSYSTFLFITILLFTSLNERLFVPLARKLTHNAQGLTSLQRIGAGLLLSILAMVAAASIEKERRETAIQQSTKISAFWLVPQYFLVGAGEAFVYVGQLEFFIREAPARMKSMSTGLFLSTISMGFFVSSLLVSLVDKATKKIWLRSNLNKGRLNNFYWLLAVLGGLNFFVFLAFARGHQYKVQHYIKPKNCNEKGFKPAGDLTALEMVKEEGTI; translated from the exons ATG GTTTTAGCAGCAGGCCTGGGCGGCGAAGATGGCGCAGATAATGATCCTGCAGTTGACTTTCGAGGAATTCCAGTGGACAAGTCCAGAACTGGAGGATGGCTTGCTGCGGGGCTCATTCTGG TAACCGAGCTTTCGGAGAGAATATGTGTCATGGGCATATCAATGAATTTAGTGACATACCTCGTCGGAGTACTGCATATTTCATCGGCAAAATCAGCAAACATGGTCACCAACTTCATGGGTACTCTCAACCTTCTTGGCCTCTTCGGAGGTTTCTTGGCAGATGCTAAGCTCGGTCGGTACTTGACAGTTGCGATCTCCGCATTAATAACTGCTTTG GGGGTCGGTCTACTAACAGCAGCCACAACCATTCCTAGCATGAGACCCCCACCATGCGATGACTACAGGAAACAGGGTCATGAGTGCGTTGAGGTGAAAGGAAATCAACTGGTTCTGCTATATGCAGCGCTTTATACTGTAGCCCTTGGTGGTGGTGGAATAAAGTCCAATGTCTCAGGTTTTGGATCTGATCAGTTCGATCAAACAGATCCCAAGGAGGAGAAGacaatgattttcttcttcaatcggttttatttttgcattagCATGGGGTCGTTGTTTGCTGTTATAGTGCTGGTATATGTACAAGATAACGTCGGAAGAGGGTGGGGGTATGGAATTTCAGCAGGGACAATGGTGATCGCAGTAGCGGTGTTGATCTGTGGGACTCCACGGTACCGTTTCAAGAAGCCTCGAGGTAGCCCATTAACTATCATATGGAGGGTATCGTTATTGGCatggaagaaaaggaaacatcctTATCCTTCACATCCCAGCCTTCTGAACGGGTATGATAGTGCCACAGTTCCCTACTCAGAGAAACTCAA GTGTCTTGACAAGGCTGCGATCATGGATGATCCCACCTCCATCGGTGCACAAAAAAACGACCCTTGGATAGTATCAACTGTTATGGAAGTTGAGGAGGTGAAGATGGTACTAAAGCTCATCCCAATTTGGTCTACATGTATCCTCTTTTGGACAGTTTACTCTCAAATGACTACTTTTACCATTGAGCAAGCAACCTTCATGGATCGAAGAGTTGGCTCTTTGGTTATTCCTTCAGGTTCATACTCCACCTTTCTCTTCATCACCATTCTCCTCTTTACATCCCTAAATGAAAGACTCTTCGTTCCCCTGGCTCGAAAGCTCACCCACAATGCACAGGGACTGACAAGCCTCCAAAGGATTGGAGCTGGACTCCTCCTTTCAATACTAGCCATGGTGGCTGCTGCTAGcattgagaaagaaagaagggaaaCTGCTATTCAACAATCTACAAAGATAAGCGCCTTCTGGCTAGTCCCTCAATACTTCCTAGTGGGTGCCGGGGAGGCTTTCGTCTATGTTGGACAACTTGAGTTTTTCATCAGAGAGGCACCGGCAAGGATGAAATCAATGAGCACTGGGCTTTTCCTCAGCACCATCTCAATGGGTTTCTTTGTTAGCAGTTTGCTGGTGTCTTTAGTTGACAAAGCTACCAAGAAAATCTGGCTGAGGAGCAACTTGAACAAGGGGAGGTTGAATAACTTCTATTGGTTACTAGCAGTGCTAGGAGGGTTGAACTTCTTCGTTTTCCTAGCATTTGCGAGGGGACATCAGTACAAAGTCCAGCACTATATCAAGCCCAAAAACTGTAACGAGAAAGGGTTTAAACCTGCAGGTGATTTGACTGCTTTAGAGATGGTGAAGGAGGAGGGAACGATTTAA